Proteins from a single region of Diorhabda sublineata isolate icDioSubl1.1 chromosome 2, icDioSubl1.1, whole genome shotgun sequence:
- the LOC130453143 gene encoding uncharacterized protein LOC130453143, with protein sequence MTAVYISPNISDREYQKAIDKTFETATNNNGGRLSIMAGDINAKSAIWGSPISDTKGQMVEEWLAQTGWVAINNGHHTFERGNSKTHIDVTLCHTSHYNKITNWCIEYINPYTHHGHIRYQIKTKGAIKKMSPNNRKRTYLNTEKYVEILKKSNGTYEEILKAYKDASNNNDANTSMQPFWWNPEIENARKEYNKHRRKYTREKLPHLKQKWEDGMKLQGKVLKSLIMQAKKRCWDDLMKDIENDIWGQGYRIVTGKLANRTQGQLSAERRKNILRTLFPTTRGKMTTTTNEIVSPVTSSI encoded by the coding sequence ATGACGGCCGTTTATATCTCACCGAATATCAGCGATAGAGAATACCAAAAGGCCATAGATAAAACTTTTGAAACGGCTACCAATAACAATGGAGGACGACTATCCATAATGGCCGGAGATATAAACGCGAAATCCGCAATATGGGGATCTCCTATATCTGATACAAAAGGACAAATGGTAGAGGAGTGGTTGGCCCAAACAGGATGGGTAGCAATCAATAACGGCCATCACACCTTTGAAAGAGGTAACTCTAAAACACATATAGATGTTACTCTCTGTCATACCAGTCATTATAATAAGATCACCAACTGGTGTATAGAATATATCAATCCCTACACACACCATGGACATATTCGATATCAGATAAAAACGAAAGGAGCAATAAAAAAGATGAGCCCTAACAACAGGAAAAGGACATACTTGAACACCGAAAAGTACgtagaaatactaaaaaaaagtaATGGAACATACGAGGAAATACTGAAGGCATATAAAGATGCCTCCAATAATAACGACGCTAACACCTCGATGCAACCATTCTGGTGGAATCCTGAAATCGAGAATGCcagaaaagaatataataaacataGACGTAAATACACCCGAGAAAAACTCccacatttaaaacaaaagtgGGAAGACGGTATGAAGTTACAAGGCAAAGTACTAAAAAGTCTAATTATGCAAGCCAAAAAGAGATGTTGGGACGACCTCATGAAAGACATTGAAAACGACATATGGGGACAGGGTTACAGGATAGTGACGGGCAAGTTGGCTAATAGAACACAAGGCCAACTCAGCGCGGAAAggagaaaaaatattctccGCACCCTCTTCCCGACAACAAGAGGGAAAATGACGACGACGACGAACGAAATAGTTTCACCAGTGACGAGTTCGATATAG
- the LOC130453147 gene encoding zinc finger BED domain-containing protein 5-like, with protein sequence MERWLKGVKRVATISSNEAECSKAVRAECTAIIDDNYATTSSSTVSKAKKRKYDESYISFGFVDSNGSPLCMLCSKLLSNSSMAPAKFRRHLETVHPESKDKNREFFVHKKEQLLESQKTMMQVTQTINEKVTKASYLVNYRIAQEGEAHTISEILIKPCVLDITKCMLDE encoded by the coding sequence atggaaCGTTGGCTTAAAGGCGTTAAACGTGTTGCAACAATATCTTCTAACGAAGCCGAATGTTCAAAAGCAGTACGCGCGGAGTGTACAGCAATTATCGATGATAATTATGCAACGACGTCAAGTTCCACGGTTTCAAAGGCGAaaaaaaggaagtatgatgaatCATATATCAGTTTCGGATTTGTTGATTCCAACGGCTCACCTCTCTGCATGTTATGTAGTAAACTGCTTTCTAATAGTTCCATGGCACCTGCCAAGTTCCGCCGACATTTAGAAACTGTACACCCCGAGTCTAAAGAcaagaatagagaattttttgtacataaaaaaGAACAGTTATTGGAAAGTCAAAAAACGATGATGCAAGTAACCCAAACTATCAATGAAAAGGTCACAAAGGCATCATATTTAGTTAACTATCGCATTGCACAAGAAGGTGAAGCGCACACTATCTctgagattttaataaaaccatgtgtgttagacataacaaaatgtatgctCGATGAATAA